A stretch of the Arachis stenosperma cultivar V10309 chromosome 6, arast.V10309.gnm1.PFL2, whole genome shotgun sequence genome encodes the following:
- the LOC130932505 gene encoding two-component response regulator ARR8: protein MGMAAAAATESQQFHVLAVDDSLIDRKLIERLLRTSSYQVTTVDSGTKALEFLGLRENDDGTPNTPSISPNNHQEVEVNMVITDYCMPGMTGYDLLKKIKESSSLRNIPVVIMSSENVPSRISRCLEEGAEEFFLKPVRLSDLNRLKPHIMKRSKLKDQDQKQVIPEKIDTLLEVQKQHQPQEEAQPQVQPNLEQQQQQQQSLQQNNNNNNNSSNKRKSMEQSLSPETTDRTRPRYSGIATVV from the exons ATGGGGATGGCTGCTGCAGCTGCTACAGAGTCACAGCAGTTTCATGTGTTGGCTGTTGATGACAGCCTCATAGATAGGAAGCTTATTGAGAGGCTCCTAAGAACTTCTTCTTACCAAG TTACTACAGTTGATTCTGGGACCAAAGCTTTAGAATTTCTGGGCTTgcgtgagaatgatgatggcaCCCCAAATACACCTTCTATTTCTCCTAACAATCATCAG GAGGTGGAGGTGAATATGGTTATAACAGATTACTGTATGCCTGGGATGACTGGCTATGATTTGCTCAAGAAAATCAAG gaaTCTTCATCTCTTAGAAACATACCAGTGGTGATTATGTCATCTGAGAatgtgccttcaagaattagcAG ATGCTTGGAGGAAGGAGCTGAAGAATTTTTCTTGAAGCCAGTGAGGCTTTCAGATTTGAATAGGCTCAAACCACATATAATGAAGAGGAGCAAGTTGAAAGATCAAGATCAAAAGCAAGTGATACCAGAAAAGATTGATACTTTATTAGAAGTTCAAAAGCAGCATCAACCACAAGAAGAAGCACAGCCACAAGTGCAACCAAATttagaacaacaacaacaacaacaacaatcactgcaacaaaacaacaacaataacaataacagcAGCAACAAGAGGAAGAGCATGGAGCAGAGCCTTTCACCAGAGACCACTGACAGAACTAGACCAAGATACAGTGGCATAGCCACTGTGGTATGA